From Vitis vinifera cultivar Pinot Noir 40024 chromosome 3, ASM3070453v1, the proteins below share one genomic window:
- the LOC100260659 gene encoding probable carboxylesterase 12 → MESDDAKVVFDCRFFRVYKDGHVQRHRPIEKIPPADDLHSGLRAKDVVVSPETGVSVRLLLPKIKDPDQKLPLLFYIHGGGFSFESAFSPRFDAYLKSLVSQANVIGVSVEYRLAPEHPIPACYDDSWAALQWVASHANGNGPEPWLNSYANLSRVFIAGDSAGANISHTLMVRVGSLGLAGANVVGMVLVHPYFGGTTDDGVWLYMCPNNGGLEDPRLRPTAEDMAMLGCGRVLVFLAENDHLRDVGWNYCEELKKSGWEGMVETVENHGERHVFHLMNPRCENAATLMGKIVSFLNQE, encoded by the coding sequence ATGGAATCCGATGATGCCAAAGTGGTGTTCGACTGCCGCTTCTTCCGAGTCTACAAAGACGGCCATGTCCAAAGGCACCGCCCCATCGAAAAAATTCCTCCGGCCGACGACCTGCACAGCGGACTTCGAGCCAAAGACGTCGTCGTTTCGCCCGAAACCGGCGTCTCAGTCCGACTGCTCCTTCCCAAAATCAAGGACCCAGATCAAAAGCTTCCTCTCCTCTTCTACATCCATGGCGGTGGCTTCTCCTTCGAGTCCGCTTTCTCTCCTCGCTTCGACGCCTACCTCAAGTCCCTAGTATCACAAGCCAACGTCATTGGTGTCTCAGTAGAGTATAGGCTTGCGCCGGAGCACCCAATCCCTGCTTGTTATGACGATTCGTGGGCAGCGCTCCAGTGGGTCGCGTCCCACGCCAATGGAAATGGTCCGGAACCGTGGCTGAACAGCTACGCTAATCTGAGTCGGGTTTTCATCGCCGGAGACAGCGCCGGAGCGAACATTTCACATACATTAATGGTTCGGGTCGGGTCTCTCGGATTAGCGGGTGCGAACGTGGTTGGGATGGTTTTGGTGCACCCGTATTTTGGAGGCACGACTGATGACGGGGTGTGGCTCTACATGTGTCCAAACAACGGTGGGTTGGAGGATCCTAGACTTAGACCAACTGCAGAGGATATGGCGATGCTAGGATGTGGGAGGGTGTTGGTGTTCTTGGCTGAGAATGATCATTTGAGGGACGTAGGATGGAATTACTGTGAGGAGTTGAAGAAGAGCGGGTGGGAAGGGATGGTGGAGACTGTGGAAAATCACGGGGAGAGACACGTGTTCCATCTGATGAATCCCAGGTGTGAGAACGCTGCGACTCTAATGGGAAAAATCGTTTCCTTCCTCAACCAAGAGTAG
- the LOC100265900 gene encoding 2-hydroxyisoflavanone dehydratase — protein sequence MGSSHSEVAHEFRFFRAYRDGRVEILRSQEEKIPPFDDPQTGVRSKDVVISSETGLSARIFLPDTAHPIEKLPLLFYIHGGGFCMRSAFGIDYHNYVSTLVSQGNAIAVSVEYGLFPDHPIPACYEDCWEALQWVASHAKGGGREPWLINHADFDRIFIVGDSAGGNISHTMAVRVGTIGLAGVRVVGVVMVHPFFGGTIDDEMWMYMCPTNGGLEDPRMKPAAEDLARLGCERMLLFVAEKDHLRDVGWRYYEELKKSEWIGTVEIVENHGEEHCFHRRDLTYEKAVALIHRIVSFIKQS from the coding sequence ATGGGGTCCAGCCATAGTGAAGTAGCTCATGAGTTCAGGTTCTTCCGGGCCTACAGAGATGGCCGGGTGGAGATCTTGAGATCCCAAGAAGAGAAAATTCCTCCGTTCGACGACCCCCAAACTGGGGTACGGTCCAAAGACGTGGTCATCTCGTCCGAAACAGGACTATCTGCCCGAATCTTCTTACCCGATACAGCCCATCCGATCGAGAAACTGCCGCTTCTGTTCTACATCCACGGCGGAGGCTTCTGTATGCGATCTGCCTTCGGTATCGACTATCACAACTACGTCTCCACTCTGGTTTCCCAAGGAAATGCCATCGCTGTTTCTGTGGAATACGGGTTGTTTCCGGATCATCCGATACCCGCCTGCTACGAGGACTGTTGGGAAGCGCTCCAATGGGTCGCATCCCACGCTAAGGGAGGTGGCCGCGAGCCCTGGTTGATCAATCATGCCGACTTTGACCGGATTTTTATCGTCGGAGACAGTGCCGGAGGTAATATATCTCATACAATGGCGGTTCGGGTCGGGACGATTGGGTTGGCGGGTGTGAGGGTTGTTGGAGTGGTGATGGTTCATCCATTTTTTGGAGGAACGATTGATGATGAGATGTGGATGTACATGTGTCCGACAAACGGTGGGTTGGAGGATCCAAGGATGAAACCGGCTGCAGAGGATCTAGCTAGGCTAGGGTGTGAGCGGATGTTGTTGTTCGTGGCTGAGAAGGACCATCTGAGGGACGTAGGATGGAGATACTACGAGGAATTAAAGAAGAGTGAGTGGATAGGGACAGTCGAGATTGTGGAGAATCATGGGGAGGAGCATTGCTTTCACCGCCGTGACCTTACTTATGAGAAGGCTGTGGCTTTGATCCATCGCATCGTTTCATTCATTAAGCAGTCGTAG